A window of Candidatus Hydrogenedentota bacterium contains these coding sequences:
- a CDS encoding cell envelope integrity protein TolA yields MSMTYQNRMMIAVFLSVLLHAAGFGVLQYSYTPRPAPPPPESAPIIVNLQPEPEPEQTPSRQLVDVAVPAPEPPDSTDRTAETNAETMTLARRPDAAPAPALAPDTFDALPAPPSPPEEPAPAPVEPPLEQAPPEEEPEPAETPARKPTPERATPPVEEMDVPLETVEIDEPAEAEEPAPEPPMQVARAMPAPPQRPSPGRAREQGGGARQGATNFSAIQHEIAPYLKHVRQLVERQWNEMIYTRYSGTSPVRAVIDCAINPQGELVSVTIIEPDRDRLYSALCRDAVQRAGPFGPFTFEVPEIYRNQNLEIRWTFNFL; encoded by the coding sequence ATGTCCATGACGTACCAGAATCGAATGATGATCGCGGTCTTCCTGTCCGTGCTCCTGCACGCGGCGGGCTTTGGCGTGCTTCAGTATTCCTACACACCCCGCCCCGCCCCGCCGCCTCCGGAATCCGCGCCGATCATCGTCAATCTGCAGCCCGAACCCGAGCCGGAGCAGACGCCATCCCGGCAGCTCGTCGACGTGGCCGTACCGGCGCCGGAGCCGCCCGACTCCACCGATCGCACTGCGGAAACGAATGCCGAGACGATGACCCTGGCGCGGCGCCCCGATGCCGCGCCGGCCCCGGCGCTGGCGCCCGACACTTTCGACGCGCTTCCCGCGCCGCCGTCGCCGCCGGAGGAGCCCGCGCCCGCGCCGGTGGAGCCCCCGCTGGAGCAGGCGCCGCCCGAGGAAGAGCCGGAACCGGCCGAAACACCGGCCCGAAAGCCAACCCCGGAGCGCGCCACACCGCCCGTGGAGGAGATGGATGTTCCGCTCGAAACGGTGGAAATCGACGAACCGGCGGAGGCCGAGGAACCCGCCCCCGAACCGCCCATGCAAGTGGCCCGGGCCATGCCTGCGCCGCCCCAGCGGCCCTCGCCCGGGCGCGCCCGGGAACAGGGCGGCGGCGCGCGCCAGGGCGCGACGAACTTCAGCGCAATCCAGCACGAAATCGCGCCCTACCTCAAGCACGTGCGCCAGCTTGTGGAACGCCAGTGGAACGAAATGATATACACGCGCTACTCGGGCACGTCGCCCGTGCGCGCGGTTATCGACTGCGCGATCAACCCGCAGGGCGAACTGGTTTCCGTGACGATCATCGAACCCGACCGGGACCGGCTCTACAGCGCACTGTGCCGCGACGCCGTGCAACGCGCGGGCCCCTTTGGTCCCTTTACCTTCGAGGTGCCGGAAATCTACCGTAACCAGAACCTCGAAATACGCTGGACCTTTAACTTTCTGTAA
- a CDS encoding MotA/TolQ/ExbB proton channel family protein: protein MTEFYELIQQGGWLMAPLGLCSLVALSIVIERAAALRRDKVIPPEIVRILHEFGNAGGATPSHSLAVCQRTHGAFARLAEELIQLRHLSHAQLLETMHAVGRTHVARLERGLTLLEIIAGISPLIGLLGTVLGMVTVFDAITQDGLGNPQVLAAGISQALVTTIAGLCVAIPALAFHGIYSKRVDELAIEMQERATAFLAKLHAPGT from the coding sequence ATGACCGAATTTTACGAACTTATCCAGCAGGGTGGGTGGCTGATGGCGCCGCTGGGCCTGTGTTCCCTGGTGGCGCTTTCGATCGTCATCGAACGCGCCGCCGCGCTCCGCCGCGACAAGGTCATCCCCCCGGAAATCGTCCGCATCCTGCATGAATTTGGAAACGCGGGCGGCGCCACTCCCTCCCACTCCCTGGCGGTCTGCCAGCGCACGCACGGAGCCTTCGCGCGGCTTGCGGAGGAATTGATCCAGTTGCGGCACCTGAGCCACGCGCAGCTCCTGGAGACGATGCACGCCGTCGGGCGCACCCACGTCGCGCGCCTGGAGCGGGGGCTCACCCTGCTCGAGATCATTGCGGGCATCAGCCCCCTCATCGGCCTCCTCGGCACGGTTCTGGGCATGGTGACCGTGTTCGACGCCATCACGCAGGACGGGCTCGGCAACCCGCAGGTGCTGGCGGCGGGCATTTCCCAGGCCCTGGTGACCACGATCGCGGGCCTCTGCGTGGCCATCCCCGCGCTCGCCTTCCACGGCATCTACAGCAAGCGCGTGGACGAATTGGCCATCGAGATGCAGGAGCGCGCGACCGCTTTTCTGGCCAAGCTGCACGCGCCGGGGACCTGA